The Pseudomonas azotoformans genome has a segment encoding these proteins:
- a CDS encoding PP2C family protein-serine/threonine phosphatase: MSGPHAWRSAGRTAQGKSRARNEDALLDCPQRGCWAVADGMGGHQAGNVASQWVVNSLAALPGKGGFDQRIEAVRLCLRGLDSQLQPVDGGAGIMGSTVVVLLLEPNRAACIWAGDSRCYLWRGQRLYQLSRDHSLQQQLIDRQQLSPELAQAHPGSRALTRAVGGRQPLKLEVLELCTQPGDVFLLCSDGLYQGLSHRELGRAMSAGTPRQVVDRLFHDVLRGASRDDLTAVVIQP; the protein is encoded by the coding sequence GTGAGTGGGCCGCACGCATGGCGCAGTGCCGGGCGCACGGCACAAGGCAAAAGCCGTGCGCGCAACGAAGATGCTCTTCTCGATTGTCCACAACGGGGTTGTTGGGCGGTCGCTGACGGCATGGGCGGTCATCAGGCCGGGAATGTCGCCAGCCAGTGGGTGGTCAACAGCCTTGCCGCACTGCCAGGCAAGGGCGGCTTTGACCAACGGATCGAGGCCGTCCGCCTTTGCCTGCGTGGCCTCGACAGTCAGTTGCAACCCGTCGATGGCGGGGCGGGCATCATGGGCAGTACGGTGGTTGTGCTGTTGCTCGAACCCAACCGCGCGGCCTGTATCTGGGCTGGGGACAGTCGATGCTATCTCTGGCGGGGTCAGCGGCTGTATCAACTGTCACGCGACCACTCCTTGCAGCAGCAACTAATCGACCGCCAGCAGTTGAGTCCAGAACTGGCCCAGGCTCACCCAGGCAGCAGGGCCTTGACCCGAGCGGTCGGAGGCCGGCAGCCGCTGAAGCTGGAAGTATTGGAGTTATGCACCCAACCCGGGGACGTGTTTTTGTTATGCAGCGATGGCTTGTACCAGGGGCTCAGTCATAGGGAGTTGGGGCGTGCCATGAGCGCCGGTACGCCACGGCAGGTCGTGGACCGGCTGTTCCACGACGTATTGCGCGGCGCTTCGAGAGATGACCTTACCGCTGTGGTGATCCAGCCATGA
- the icmH gene encoding type IVB secretion system protein IcmH/DotU gives MTMDSEYPQDEKTILLDREGFGPAQGPVTDFPTPPRFEQLEDRMIYTAQLQGAQSFKMGSNSLLAAAWELLSQVALLKASPGRESLQTLNDQLSSGVTAFEAHALHLGVENSQVISARYVLCSVIDEAVVTTPWGSSSDWSKRSLLSRFHNETFGGEKFFQLLERLSRDPFKHLAMLELMYLCLSLGFEGKYRVMERGRAQLEALHDALYRQIRHVRGDRLPVSISPEAGRASRSRIRIASGTGVAICVLVCLLVMYSGFAWVLGQERKTMLQPLQSWVPGLFRTHS, from the coding sequence ATGACGATGGACAGTGAATACCCGCAGGATGAAAAAACCATATTGCTGGACCGTGAAGGGTTCGGTCCGGCACAGGGGCCCGTCACTGACTTTCCAACGCCGCCACGCTTCGAGCAGCTGGAAGACCGCATGATCTACACCGCCCAGCTGCAGGGGGCTCAGAGCTTCAAGATGGGCTCCAACAGCCTGTTGGCCGCAGCCTGGGAACTGCTGTCGCAGGTTGCCCTGCTCAAGGCCAGCCCCGGTCGGGAAAGCCTGCAGACGCTCAATGACCAGCTTTCATCGGGTGTCACCGCGTTTGAGGCCCATGCCTTGCATTTGGGGGTAGAGAACAGTCAGGTGATCTCGGCGCGTTACGTGTTGTGCAGTGTCATTGATGAGGCCGTCGTGACCACGCCTTGGGGCAGTAGTAGCGATTGGTCGAAGAGAAGCCTGTTGAGCCGCTTTCACAACGAAACCTTCGGGGGGGAAAAGTTTTTCCAATTGCTGGAGCGTTTGTCCCGCGATCCCTTCAAGCATCTGGCCATGCTGGAACTCATGTACTTGTGCTTGTCGTTGGGCTTCGAAGGCAAATACCGCGTCATGGAGCGGGGAAGGGCGCAACTTGAAGCGCTTCATGACGCTCTGTACCGCCAGATCAGGCATGTGCGCGGGGACCGTTTGCCGGTCTCCATTTCGCCAGAGGCAGGGAGAGCATCCCGGTCACGGATACGTATTGCCTCCGGCACAGGGGTCGCCATCTGCGTGCTGGTCTGTTTGCTGGTGATGTATTCAGGATTTGCCTGGGTACTGGGCCAGGAACGCAAGACGATGCTGCAACCTCTTCAATCCTGGGTGCCAGGTTTGTTTCGGACGCACTCATAA
- the tssK gene encoding type VI secretion system baseplate subunit TssK, which translates to MNVHNVIWQEGMLLRPQHLQHNDRYYHRQLNRTRLLSSDAWGFLTLEVDVQYLNLGKVVVNRASGVLPDGSLFELSGAMEPLVLQVPANAGRQAVYLALPLATENQVEVRRQEQGDVLARYVACETEIGDSNAGVDARCQIHCARPDLRLMLGEGPSDPFYVRLQVAQVQDSTQEGGVKLEADFVPTFIYLQGSGYVSSCLKEVISLLAARGDAIASRIQGSGASAGAQVGDFLMLQLINRAELILRHYQGQTQVRPELLYRELLAILGELSTFACDNKRAQLAVQYQHGDQGASFRGLMEGLRTVLSSVLEQHAIELMLQQRQYGVLVCPVSDLKLLGTATFILAATAQCDTEELRHRLPAHLKIGPVERIRELVNLHLAGIKIKPLPVAPRQIPYHAGKTYFMLELSPRDIAQLEQSGGFAFHASGEFAELELHFWAIRN; encoded by the coding sequence ATGAATGTCCATAACGTGATCTGGCAGGAGGGCATGCTGCTGCGGCCCCAGCACTTGCAGCATAACGACCGCTACTACCATCGACAGCTCAACCGTACCCGCCTGCTGAGCAGTGATGCCTGGGGTTTTCTGACCTTGGAAGTTGATGTGCAGTACCTCAATCTGGGCAAGGTCGTGGTCAACCGGGCCAGCGGTGTCTTGCCGGATGGCAGCTTGTTCGAGCTGAGTGGCGCGATGGAGCCTTTGGTGTTGCAGGTGCCTGCCAATGCAGGCAGACAAGCTGTGTACCTGGCGCTGCCGCTGGCAACAGAGAATCAGGTTGAAGTGCGCAGGCAGGAGCAAGGCGATGTCCTGGCTCGCTACGTCGCCTGTGAAACGGAGATAGGGGACTCCAATGCCGGCGTCGACGCTCGTTGCCAGATCCACTGTGCACGGCCGGACTTGCGCCTGATGCTGGGGGAAGGGCCCAGCGATCCGTTCTACGTGAGACTCCAGGTCGCCCAGGTGCAGGATTCGACCCAGGAGGGGGGCGTAAAGCTGGAGGCGGATTTTGTACCGACGTTCATCTATCTCCAAGGTTCGGGGTATGTGTCTTCATGCCTCAAGGAGGTGATCAGTCTGCTGGCAGCGCGTGGCGATGCGATCGCATCACGCATCCAGGGCAGTGGCGCCTCGGCTGGGGCACAGGTTGGCGACTTTTTGATGCTGCAACTGATCAACCGTGCTGAGTTGATATTGCGTCATTACCAGGGGCAAACCCAGGTGCGGCCGGAGTTGTTGTATCGGGAGTTGTTGGCGATTCTCGGGGAACTCTCGACGTTCGCCTGCGACAACAAACGTGCGCAATTGGCGGTGCAGTACCAACACGGCGACCAGGGGGCGAGCTTTCGCGGGCTGATGGAGGGGCTTCGCACCGTCTTGTCGTCGGTGCTGGAGCAACACGCCATCGAGCTGATGTTGCAACAGCGCCAGTACGGGGTACTGGTCTGCCCGGTCAGCGATCTCAAATTGCTCGGCACTGCGACGTTCATTTTAGCGGCTACCGCCCAGTGTGATACGGAGGAGCTGCGTCATCGCCTGCCGGCGCATCTCAAGATCGGTCCTGTGGAACGTATCCGCGAGCTGGTGAACCTGCATCTCGCAGGCATCAAGATCAAGCCGCTGCCGGTAGCACCTCGACAGATTCCGTATCACGCCGGCAAGACCTATTTCATGCTCGAACTCAGTCCACGTGACATCGCGCAGTTGGAGCAATCGGGTGGTTTCGCCTTCCACGCCAGTGGCGAGTTCGCCGAGCTGGAACTCCACTTCTGGGCTATCAGGAACTGA
- the tssJ gene encoding type VI secretion system lipoprotein TssJ has translation MYRIAVISTLSALGLLAGCSTLSPFSTLTKLDLTLTAGDEVNPDLHGRPSPVVVQLLELRHPVAFENADFFSLYSRAEQTLAKDWVSSEEWELRPGEQVPLKLSVEPHSRYVGVLAAYRDLPHVQWRLVLPVVPGQLTRAEVALDQTGLRLVAPQTDRTED, from the coding sequence ATGTATCGGATCGCTGTCATATCAACGCTGTCAGCACTTGGCCTATTGGCCGGCTGTAGCACGCTTTCACCTTTTTCGACGTTGACCAAACTGGACTTGACGTTGACCGCTGGCGATGAAGTCAACCCCGACCTGCACGGTCGTCCCTCACCCGTGGTGGTGCAACTGCTGGAGCTGCGGCATCCCGTGGCCTTTGAAAACGCCGACTTCTTCAGCCTCTACAGCCGGGCCGAGCAGACACTCGCCAAAGATTGGGTCAGCAGCGAGGAATGGGAGTTGCGTCCCGGCGAGCAGGTGCCGCTCAAGCTCAGTGTCGAGCCGCATAGCCGTTATGTCGGCGTGCTGGCGGCCTACCGCGACTTGCCCCACGTGCAATGGCGGTTGGTGCTGCCAGTGGTGCCAGGGCAACTGACGCGGGCCGAAGTTGCGCTGGACCAGACGGGCCTCCGCCTGGTCGCGCCTCAAACTGACAGGACGGAGGATTGA
- the tagH gene encoding type VI secretion system-associated FHA domain protein TagH, translated as MQLVFEVCGTEGAATPARKTFEGVGGVIGRGVGCDWIIPDANRLISSHHGLVSYREGRYFLTDISSNGIGVSGSMERLEKGQARLISEGDVYQLGGLEIRARLLANERRSYARDDAIPDDGFLGLDPVDALDREPLRADSSAELDALDTAMQVPSQALCQGAVDRDHLVVPKWADPVRELLPTVPAAPAPGGSETFWSQFAQALGVQLDTLDTLGREALAIKVAGLLRLTIDGLQQSLRTRDELNSEINSALTAPGLDTRNPLKACADGPTAMTSLLGVGELGEHSAEYAVAQVCRELQVHQLALVVASRAAVRSALAAFAPGHLLLCFEREGKPPRFFSDGAHWRAYQRHYQRLTSGEPLGEQGVLNDFSKAYEEQVRLVSTLHVGCPG; from the coding sequence ATGCAACTAGTGTTTGAAGTCTGTGGTACCGAAGGCGCTGCGACGCCTGCTCGCAAGACGTTTGAGGGCGTCGGTGGCGTGATCGGCCGTGGGGTGGGCTGTGACTGGATCATTCCTGATGCCAATCGCCTGATCTCCAGTCATCACGGCTTGGTCAGTTACCGAGAAGGCCGCTACTTCCTGACCGATATCAGCAGCAACGGCATCGGTGTATCAGGCAGCATGGAACGCCTGGAAAAGGGGCAGGCACGGCTGATCAGTGAGGGTGACGTGTACCAATTGGGCGGGCTGGAGATCCGCGCTCGCTTGCTGGCAAATGAGCGGCGGTCATATGCCCGGGATGACGCGATCCCAGACGATGGTTTCCTGGGACTTGACCCTGTCGATGCACTGGATCGCGAGCCACTGCGTGCTGATTCATCGGCAGAGCTTGATGCCTTGGATACAGCCATGCAGGTGCCGTCCCAAGCGCTATGTCAGGGGGCCGTGGATCGTGATCATCTGGTCGTGCCGAAGTGGGCTGACCCCGTCAGGGAGCTCCTACCTACCGTGCCCGCTGCGCCCGCGCCGGGTGGCTCGGAAACATTCTGGTCACAGTTCGCGCAAGCGCTGGGCGTGCAACTGGACACGCTTGATACGCTGGGCCGTGAGGCCCTGGCGATCAAAGTGGCAGGTCTGCTCAGGCTAACCATCGATGGGTTGCAGCAGAGCCTGCGAACCCGCGACGAGCTGAACAGTGAAATCAACTCTGCACTGACCGCTCCAGGACTCGATACCCGCAACCCGTTAAAAGCCTGTGCCGACGGCCCAACTGCCATGACGTCATTGCTGGGTGTTGGCGAGCTGGGTGAACACTCTGCCGAATACGCCGTCGCCCAGGTCTGTCGTGAACTGCAAGTGCACCAACTGGCCTTGGTCGTGGCCAGTCGGGCCGCTGTGCGCAGTGCATTGGCAGCCTTTGCGCCAGGCCACTTGCTGCTGTGTTTCGAACGCGAGGGCAAGCCACCCAGGTTCTTCAGCGATGGCGCCCATTGGCGGGCGTATCAACGCCACTATCAACGGTTGACGTCCGGAGAGCCCTTGGGCGAGCAGGGGGTGCTGAATGATTTTTCCAAAGCCTACGAGGAGCAGGTGCGCCTGGTCTCTACCTTGCACGTCGGGTGCCCAGGATGA
- a CDS encoding sigma-54 interaction domain-containing protein, translated as MRDNRSTQLSHPLAFADVLLGWFIRLGIDGVEASLPGLCVTAVAQLSQCELSQLYWRNESTGRLELIAQHLSGELCPGDPVGTQDFQHEQVLHYVLSHQTALSLEDLSSSVYEYGFLPAMATAWEALSCVPLFNRDKAISGVLLCASQCRKHLQDYSVSLSQLGSFTLMQLALLRCQPSLGSVVRQNQCTPAPRAEFGLVGNSTAMDETYRLIGKVMHTSYTVLLRGETGTGKEVVARAIHSAGSRRSKAFVVQNCAAFPEGLLESELFGYRKGAFTGAERNHTGLFDAAHGGTLLLDEIGDMPLSLQAKLLRVLQEGEVRPLGASAAHKVDVRIIAATHRDLAAMVAQGSFREDLYYRLAQFPIELPPLRERDGDVLLLAREFAQKASLALEREPVSWSSAALDQLSRHAFPGNVRELKCLVERAVLLCDDGVILPAHLSLSAPPTDESVDATLRQRLERVERVFLIDCLHKNRGNRTRTARELGVARRTLLYRLARLKIPLGDVCEGG; from the coding sequence ATGAGGGATAATCGGTCCACTCAACTATCCCATCCCCTGGCCTTCGCCGACGTGTTGCTCGGCTGGTTCATTCGCTTGGGCATCGATGGCGTCGAAGCCTCGTTGCCCGGCCTGTGTGTGACGGCGGTGGCGCAACTCAGCCAGTGCGAACTCAGCCAGTTGTACTGGCGAAATGAGTCTACAGGCCGACTCGAACTGATTGCCCAGCATTTATCCGGGGAGCTGTGCCCCGGTGATCCGGTCGGCACCCAGGACTTCCAGCACGAGCAGGTATTGCACTACGTACTCAGCCATCAAACGGCCCTTAGCCTGGAGGACCTATCGAGCAGCGTGTACGAATACGGCTTCCTGCCAGCCATGGCGACAGCCTGGGAAGCGCTGTCATGTGTGCCGTTGTTCAACCGGGACAAGGCCATCAGCGGCGTGTTGCTGTGCGCCAGCCAATGCCGGAAACACTTGCAGGACTACTCCGTGTCCCTGAGCCAACTGGGTAGTTTTACCTTGATGCAATTGGCTTTGCTGCGTTGTCAGCCATCCTTGGGAAGTGTCGTCCGACAGAATCAATGCACACCGGCTCCCCGTGCAGAATTTGGCTTGGTCGGTAACAGTACGGCCATGGATGAGACATACCGCCTGATTGGCAAGGTCATGCATACCTCTTACACCGTATTGCTGCGAGGGGAGACGGGAACGGGTAAGGAAGTGGTGGCGCGGGCTATCCATTCTGCGGGGTCGCGTCGCAGCAAAGCGTTCGTGGTGCAGAACTGTGCGGCATTTCCCGAAGGCCTGCTGGAAAGTGAGCTGTTTGGTTATCGCAAAGGTGCTTTCACAGGGGCTGAACGCAACCATACCGGGCTGTTTGATGCGGCACACGGCGGTACGCTGCTCCTGGACGAAATCGGCGACATGCCGCTGTCGCTGCAGGCCAAGTTGCTGCGGGTTCTACAGGAGGGCGAAGTCCGCCCCTTGGGCGCCAGCGCGGCACACAAGGTGGATGTGCGCATCATCGCCGCGACTCACCGTGATCTCGCCGCGATGGTCGCCCAAGGCAGTTTTCGCGAAGACCTTTACTACCGGCTGGCGCAGTTTCCCATCGAACTGCCGCCCCTGCGTGAGCGCGACGGCGATGTGCTGTTGTTGGCGCGTGAATTTGCGCAAAAGGCCTCTCTTGCCCTTGAGCGCGAACCGGTGTCGTGGTCCAGCGCGGCCCTTGACCAACTGTCGCGTCACGCCTTTCCCGGCAATGTTCGTGAACTCAAGTGCCTGGTGGAACGTGCGGTACTGCTCTGCGATGACGGTGTGATCCTGCCCGCGCATTTGTCCTTGTCTGCACCCCCCACCGATGAGTCCGTCGATGCAACGTTGCGTCAACGCCTGGAACGGGTCGAGCGAGTATTCCTGATCGATTGCCTGCACAAAAACCGTGGCAATCGCACCCGTACCGCACGTGAGTTGGGCGTCGCTCGCCGCACGCTGCTCTATCGCCTGGCGCGCCTGAAGATCCCCCTGGGTGATGTCTGCGAGGGGGGCTGA